One Dioscorea cayenensis subsp. rotundata cultivar TDr96_F1 chromosome 19, TDr96_F1_v2_PseudoChromosome.rev07_lg8_w22 25.fasta, whole genome shotgun sequence genomic window, AATTTGTTCTCCTTTCTGCAGCCGCTGTGAGTGTATTACTACTGCAGGTGTGTCTGCCCTCACATGTCAATGCCGTTCTTTGGAGATTTTGAGATGCGGGTATGCTCCTTTGATATCTGCAGTTGCTTTATCTTATTATACTTGTCATTTGTATTAATTGTTAGTTTAGAAATTTAGTTATTTGAATTTCGGAGAGAATATGATGGCGATGTTATCTTCTTAACCTTCTTGATTACTAACTTGAGGAAGGCCATGATAAATTCAGACTTGCCAAGTTCAAAGCCAAGGGCACCTTATTTCAGAATTAGGAGAACCTTTTGTCTATCTTTATTAGTTCTAAGGCAGCATGTACATGATTGTAATGCCAGCCTGGTCTTGACAAAAGACATCAAGTGATTACCATGTTTTTGCTATTGTGGATAAGCAGATCCACTTATATCCATGTGTTTATGTGTGTATAGTAGCCTGATTGACATAGGCACAGTCAGTTGCATAGATCAATATCCAAAATAGTTCTGGCTTGCATTAAATGGTGTTTCTCAAgttctttattttcaattcctactttccatcataatttatttctttcagCGAAAGGAATGCCTTTTGTTTTAACTAGGTGTCAAATTTAATAACAGGATATGAACTGAGGTTAAATGCAATGATTGCAGAGGATGCCCGAGAAGTGACTCTACTGCAAGAAGAAGCATAAGCATCTTGAAACCCAAATTAAATGATGTGGAAGAAGAATGTTGGGAAGAACTGGATAGCATAGACATAGGAAATGGTGCACAGTCACTCCGTTGGCTTGTTTGGGTACGAAATGTCTTTCTTATTACTTGAACTCTTGAACCCTTGAACTTcaaaacttttttcttttggatgCATAGACTTCCTTACGCATGACCTATCTTATTAGatatacaaaattatttgaagAGGCTTCTTTAGTGCAATTTGTATCTTTAGATAAACGATCAGTTTCAGTCCTCTCAGATGGACATCAAGAAATTCCATAGAAGTAATTGTCACTTTGAGCGGTTTTGTTTGTTATCAGTGCCATTCTAAATTAGTTTAGCTTGTTGATCATAGCAAACTGATTGGACTAATCATCCCAATTTGGCCTCTGTCaatatatattgaattagaCTCTGTGAAATGATCTTTTTGCCATTATATGTCATCCTTTATTCATGCCTTGCCATACTTGCAACACTTACCCCTTCAAGGCTACAACCCTTAGGAGGAGATGAGTCAAACTGTATTTCAAAACACAAAAGGAGTCTATCCCCCagtttttattcaataattcTACACTTGTCGAATAATCAAATTTGGATAGAGGTAGGCAACCTTTTCTTCTTCCGGGTTACATTTTGTTACCATCCAGTATAAAATCTTTGTGGTTAATAAGGATTGGATTTGGTTGAAGCAATGGTTGCGTAAATATCCAACAATGGTCTAGCATGTGATCATCATATCTGTTTTGCAGTTATATTATgcaaatattttgattaattaccTGCTTCAACTCTGAACCAAAAGTATCATCATGTCCATTGGTGTGCTCTTGATTCTGATATATCAGTCATGTTATCTTCTTCTTGgctttatattctttttattgaatgaaagtCATAAACAAAAGCAAAGATTATTGTTTGTGAAAGAGAggtattgtttgtttttcagaGAGCATTAGCAAGATGTAATTCTTTCTTCTTACCATTTGCAGCCCAGGATTGATGAAGATTCTATTATGTGCTTGTCTACCGAATGCCCTCGCATTATAGTCAATCCACAACCATCACCAATTGGCATTCGGAGAGTACAAGTGCCCGACGAAGCATTAGCCTCAGTAACACTGGATCATTCTATCATCGAGGACATCGATCCTCAGGCATGGGCAGTGTCAGTTGCTCCAAGAAGGCCAGCCTTGGTACCATCTGATTCAAACAGCTCACCTGAACTACACATAGCAGAGAGATTCAGGCTTGCTTTCCTTGAGAGGGATGCTCGGTTGGCTCGCAAAAGAGCTAAAAGTGCAAGACAGCACAAGCGACGGGCATGGCGGGAGTGGTTGATGAGTAGTGATGATGCGAAGTCCGTCGCCCTTGCTTCTCAAGCTAACAAGTTCTTGCAGAACTGAAGCAGATTAAGTAATTCCATGTGTGTCTCTTGCTTGAatctgtttttttgttgtattgtATATTAATGAGAGTGAAGGACTGCTACTTACAAAGAAATAAGCAACACTAGTTCATGTTTCTTTTCCTCTCAATGGACTCTTGGTTGTATAATGTATAATAGCATTTTCAGCCACTTCACTTTATGAAGGTGTGCTAAATTTTCAGTGAGGAAATTTTTTAGAATGAAgagatttgtttatttatttatttattttatttctttccttttccttattttaaattatttaagcaccaacatttttttgaaaaaaaaaattcatatattatttactagttgcaatatttaaatttcataattatataaCACGTCAGCTTGTGCTCAACCTTAAGCCTatctacaataataataataatcaaacaaaacaaaacaaaacctaaataattattcataaataaatatctccCGGGgtttctttactttttaaatGAAGATTATCAAATTTCTTGTGTAAAATAACTCAACAAGGTATTAGGTATCTAGACTAAACCCAAGTCCACACCCTAGGCCTTTTCATTCTAGACCCCTAAAGATAGAAACTTTGATTATTTTAGTGCACTACGATAGTGAAAGACAGCGAAACCAAACGATAATTCCACaagcattacaaaaaaaaacaataaatcatcCGTcaagtgtttgttttgtttggtgGGGATGAAAAATGTGGGGTTAatgaattattgttttaaaccAAACAGAtcaataatcataataaaattttgttttaaataaaacaaaacaataaattatgcCAAAAGACGTGACAAGTGTGAAAATAAGCAAACATGTTTTAATAAAACAgttttttatccattttatttaaaaataataataaaaaaatttaaaaaattttttaaaaaaggctTTTTCTTAGTGAATTGAAAAGAATATAagtgtcaaaataaaaaaacacttttaattgaaaaaaaattaatgaaatgtaAACATGTCACATCATAGAGTATGTACAGTTATGAAGTTTGTAAATAATATCTCATTTTACATGAATTAAAATTTGAACCATGTTCACTGGTGAAGAGGGCCCTCCAAATTTAATTGCACAATTAATGTTAgtgaaaactaaatatttttaaattaaatttttattcttttagataataaatataattaatattaatatttttataaaaaaaaactaatcacaaaatatatatttaaaaaaataataaaaataaatttcttgcTAATACCAAGTTTTTAGGGTGGTAGAGAAATATTATTACCTGTCCTTGGccctattaattattttcttaatctaGCTGTTATCAAATTAATAGTGAAGTAGTTGTCATAATATTCTATCCAACCACCTCTCAAACTCAACAAGCTCTCTCCTGCATCAACTACCAGTCTTCCTTGGCTCACCATCCATtcctttcttcctcttctctttGTATCTAACTCCAAAGGCTCTTCTTAAATGCCCCCAAATTCCACACACTCATTCCTCCACACCTACAACATTATCTCAATTTAAGATGTCTGATTCCCATCACTCATCTGATAATACATCTGAGGATACATCAAGTATGTGTTTCCTTCCTTTTGCACTGTCTGCTTCTCTTTCATTCactttttttgtcttttgttttgacactaatttttaatgaatgaaTGGCTTTGTAACAGAGAAGCAGAGTCCTAAATTCCAGGATGATGAGTTCTCAGAGGAAGAAGAGTCTCTCATCATAAGAATGTATAATTTACTTGGTGACaggtttgaatgatatattacTCAGAGTCCTtgatgtctaatttttttttatttcttgatttgtttttggtttcttgttttCACTTTGCTTTTTCAGGTGGTCTCTGATTGCTGGCAGAATCCCAGGAAGAACTGCTGAAGAGATTGAGAGATATTGGAAGTCCAGGTGTTCAACAAATTAGTGACATATTTGAGAGTGGGATTCAATTCATTCAAATTTTGTATACACTCTCTTGCTTGCTCTTGTTTCtgctttcaataaatatgtatacttaattattattgtactttttttttttataaattctctttattagtataaatatatatatatgtaggggGTAAATACCAACTgcatattactattttttacagATGGTTAATGATGACTATGAGATTATTGTCGAACGGCTATTACTTGTGTATAGTTTAACTATGCAGATTACTTATTTGTTGTAtagataatatttaaaaatatacttgaaataaaaataactgtTAGATGTAAATCTAACAGCACTGGAAAAAAATGCCCTTGAATTTGGTTTTgccctattatatatatatattattggaaTGAATGATATGAGTAATTCACATGCTTGTTATAAGTAATGCCTCAAAAAAAGATATTAATCAATGTACAAGCAtacataaatagtaaaaaaagaattaatcaaGTTCCCACAATATCAATCCAACACTTATCAATCAGTCTCCTCACTCTCCTCCCATTGCAAACTCCTCCCAAGACCATAGCCCAAGTCCCCGGCTCCGGCGCGACATTCTTCGCTAACATAACTCCGACGATGCCGGCCGCCCCCTCGACCCTTTCCCGCTTACTCAACCTCACCACCAACCCTTCCATGAACTCCCTCACCTTCTTATCATCCCCTCCAAACTCCCTCAAAAATGTATTGCAAGTCACTTCATCTGGATCACACCCTTTGTTCAACATGCTTCTCAGTAGATCCATCGCTTGTGTTAATTTACCGTCTTTCAGTAACCCGTCAAATAGTATGTTGTAAATGACCGCGTCCGGTTCCGGTTCCTCGCGGGCCAACATATCATTAAACAGTCTCACACCATCATCCAATCGCCCGCCCAAGCAAAGCCCTCTGATCATCGCACCGTAAGCCACCACGTCAGCGGAACACCCTTTAGCTAACATGTTCCTCCAGGCCATCATACCCTCATCCAGTCTCCCGCCCTCACAGAGACCGTGGATCAGTGTGCAGTAACTAACAGCGTTAGGCTCGCAACCCTGGCGAATCATGTCTTTCCACGTGGCGAGCGCTCGTTGGATGTTCCCTGACTCGAAGTGGCCCCGCATGAGGGAAGTATAGGTGAAGACGCTTGGGGTGCAGTCCTCCGCGGTCATCTTAGAGAGAGATGCTCCGCCTCGTCGGCTTTGCCATGCCGGCAGAGGCCGTCGATGAAAGCGGAGAAGACGACGGTGTTGGGCTTGACGCCGCGCTCGACCATGGCCGTCCAAGTTTCGATGGCAGCATCTGGATCTCCGCAGCGGAAAAAAAGCCGGTGATGAGCGCGGAGTAAATGAAGGCATTTGGTCGAACACCTCGCGCGTCCATGTCGATGACGATGCTGCGAGCGTCAGAGGGGCGGCGGAGCTTGACGAGGGCCGTCGATGATGGCGCCGTAGGTAATCTCGTTGGGTTGGCAGGCGTCGCGGTGCATGCGGTGGAGGAGGGAGAGAGCGGCGTCGAGGTTGCCGTGGAGGCAGAGGGAGTGAATGAGGGTGTTGTAGGTGGCGGTGGTGGGAGGGCAGCCTTTGAGGAGCATGTAGCGGGTGAGTTTAGAGGCGCGGGAAAGGTCGCCGGAGCGGCAGAGGGAGCGGAGAAGGGAGTTGAAGGTGATTGAAGTGGGGGGGACGCCGTCGAGCTGCATCTCGTCGAGGAGGGAGAAGGCTTCATTGAGGCGGTCAAAGCGGGAGAGGGGCGTCGATGAGGGTGGAATACGAGTAGGCGTCGCGGGAGGGAGGGAGCGAAAGAGGTGGATGGCGCGGTCGAGGGAGGAAGGGGAATGGGAGAGGGCTTTGAGGAGGAGGTTGGAGGTGAGGAGATTGGGGGAGATAGAGGGGTAGGAGCGGAGGGCGCGAGAGTAGAAGGGGAGGGCGAGAGGGAGGGAGGAAGGGGAGGAGAGGAGGGCGGAGAGGGTGGAGTTGA contains:
- the LOC120249543 gene encoding uncharacterized protein LOC120249543, coding for MEKAETPVVEAVSALKNLQLDSRPKFVTPANSYTLPAKKARPRRLLSLCLGIIGQHLEDIIGDLTEIAAGFPPEIKLALVAIARRRRLLNDDVLIALADISWDLLDVSGSDVTDFGLAKVAEECPYLKSVDISRCECITTAGVSALTCQCRSLEILRCGGCPRSDSTARRSISILKPKLNDVEEECWEELDSIDIGNGAQSLRWLVWPRIDEDSIMCLSTECPRIIVNPQPSPIGIRRVQVPDEALASVTLDHSIIEDIDPQAWAVSVAPRRPALVPSDSNSSPELHIAERFRLAFLERDARLARKRAKSARQHKRRAWREWLMSSDDAKSVALASQANKFLQN
- the LOC120250505 gene encoding pentatricopeptide repeat-containing protein At4g20090-like, translating into MTAEDCTPSVFTYTSLMRGHFESGNIQRALATWKDMIRQGCEPNAVSYCTLIHGLCEGGRLDEGMMAWRNMLAKGCSADVVAYGAMIRGLCLGGRLDDGVRLFNDMLAREEPEPDAVIYNILFDGLLKDGKLTQAMDLLRSMLNKGCDPDEVTCNTFLREFGGDDKKVREFMEGLVVRLSKRERVEGAAGIVGVMLAKNVAPEPGTWAMVLGGVCNGRRVRRLIDKCWIDIVGT
- the LOC120250507 gene encoding extensin-like, with the translated sequence MLFPSPTQLTLSLTLTLTPSCSSVPPSSFSVHFLVSPKPHHHHHHHHHYTPSPPTPMSTPTTLILILILILILILLLPPTSSHPLTNAPALTLRVTPPTSPSLSPPPTPPPSTVSYPACVSTLTVSSLNASSSLFSASSLVSTSLSTPSTCSMKCIPPSTVPPPFAPSTPPSPPSSPPLPPSLSPSPSTLAPSAPTPLSPPISSPPTSSSKPSPIPLPPSTAPSTSFAPSLPRRLLVFHPHRRPSPALTASMKPSPSSTRCSSTASPPLQSPSTPFSAPSAAPATFPAPLNSPATCSSKAALPPPPPTTPSFTPSASTATSTPLSPSSTACTATPANPTRLPTAPSSTALVKLRRPSDARSIVIDMDARGVRPNAFIYSALITGFFSAAEIQMLPSKLGRPWSSAASSPTPSSSPLSSTASAGMAKPTRRSISL